The nucleotide window ATTGCATATTGAAGCTGCGAGTATTGAAAAGCCTTTTAATGCACGCCTGTGCCTCGTTCATGATGTATGCGACGTATTAAAGGCGCCAAGAAATTCGCTAATCGTAAAGCTGGTCTGGAATCAAAAAATGTGTGGTAtcgttaagaaaattaaattatttttataattaagaaactaAAAAGTGTATGTAATATTAGTTATAATAAGAGATTAacattaatgatattataagtCAAATGATTAGtaacacaattattaaaagaatattaagtaGCTGGAATCTACTCTTACTTATGTATTGTTTTCGAGATCACTGATTCGGTTTTATTGTGAATACCATCAATATTGAATTTGTCACCAATAGACTGAATTGAAGATCCATTGTGGTTGGAAATCGGTAAATTAGAGTCGGTCGAGCCAGCCAGGAGAAGTGCCTCGACCGGCGCGAATACGAATATCACACCGTCTACGTGAATACGATAGTTCTCGGTACCGTTCTGTCGCTGATCGTAGTAATCGATGGTATCGGAATTTGTGAAAATCGACGCGGCCGTCGTTATGTCTTCCGGAATCACCGAGGAGGAGACCTCAATCTTGGGCGACTCCTCTGCGATGGGTAAACACCGAACGCTTACTCCGCAGGAAGCGATGAGTAACACAGTCTTGAATATGCGCATGTTGATCGATAACATTGGATTTGCCTTCTGTCCCCAAATTCCTTctgattttatgaaattaaaaaattgttttctattcAACTTTGATTAAACCTGGACAAATCCAGAAATTCAAGATATTCTTCGATCACCGAATTCACCCAATTATTTCCAGCTCAACGAACGTGAACTCGGGACCAGCCGATCActttttgcaacttttataaCGCAATTGGATAGGACCGGGTATTTCCAGAGATGCGACGAAAGTGGACGAAATGATGAAGAACAACGTGTCCGGACAACACGGAGGATGCCCGAGGTGTGACGACCGGGCGATGTCTCGTACCAGAAGACGATTCCGATCCCCACCTGGCCGATTCAAACCTGAACCTTCCTTCGGTCGGTTCTGGAAACGGATCCCTGGAAAAGTTCAAGAACCTCAGCCGAGCTGACGGCGGCCTACCGCTAACGGCACGTATCGTCACGGCACTGTTGATATGCCGTAAACCACTTTGTAATTTACACGAAGATTTGAGAGAAGGTGTCGAAACTCGAACGTGATGAGACTCGTGTACTTCGCCATCCTTATTCTATAGCTTAATTATTGGTAAACGTCTCGTAAAAAGTCGAGAATgcgttgtttaaaaattattataagtttatttaatataatactaacaagattttcatttttattttcagtcaAGAACTATTCGTCTTGTggcaaattatacatatgtatatggtCTCGAAAAGATATATGCGAgatctgtaaaaatatattcatcatTACATTCTGCCTtgcaattatattcaaaatcaaatcatcaaaaaaaaagaagaaaccaatttgataatatcaatataataacaatattcgAGGACTAAAACGCGGAAGTGCCGAAGCTGATCCTCATCAACGATGTATCAAGTGTCCCTTGCGGCAGTAACCGGTTTCATTCAAGAGAAAAAGGAGCAAGAAAAACGAACACGAGATGACGCCAAAGATAACGTGTAATAGTTATGGCATGACGATACGatgtacagatatatatatatatagacatatataagtatacagGAGTGTGCGCATCTATAGTAACCGATCTTTGTAAAGGGCAATGTCCTATCGTGGCCGTTCACCATGAGTTCATTTCCCCATTCCGCGGTTCTTGGCGCCTATTACCGTAACCTTGCccttgctctctctctttctcttacgCTTCCGCCTTGTGCTGGGAATCAATGCTGTCGTAGAATCGCCACCGCTTTTGGAAACGATCTTTGTTTCCGGAATTTTTCATGGGATTGTATCGTATATACCTTGTAAGGCTATCTGTAAGACTATTCCTGATTGATAGGATTATATTTCAAGGATTCTCAGGGTAAGGATTCATTCGATACTTGTATATTAcagcttgaaaaaaatataaagaacaaaaaagtgaatagagaaagataaaaaaatagttagcatttttttttgtcttgcaagaaattattgatttgAAAAGGAAtggaaaaattcaataaaattaataatagtcgCTTAAATAATTtccgtttatatttaaatgcatgTTAACACTGCTAttgttgtttaaatattttattcgaagcCTGATAGATATACATGCAGTGTAACTTTTGCGCATAcactgatttatatttataaaacaataaccatttcgcattttaatgcgttttaagcattaaattaatcaaaaaattcgttatttttCTTCGACATGACTCTTGCACTAATACACAAAAGAGAATTAACGAAGTTTTTGAAATTGACATATAGGACTAATATAACATTTGCTAgataaaaagaggaaaatgaACTATTACACCAAGAGAGATAATCGCGATATTAAGTAGCGTATCTCAATGTTTAATAATCATTGGAACTTGAAGTTAAACAGCACTGTCCGACTCGTCATCCTGGCAGAGGCCGGCTGAGTCGCGATATCTTCCTGGACCGCAGTTCTCGATACCATCGCCCAGCAATACCAGCTCATCCCGTCGTTTATTCTCGGATAATGAAGTCACGTCATTCTTATCAATGTTCGATGGAGGCAGCGCGACATCATCTTCTCTTCGAAGCAACTGTTTTCTCAATATCGTTCCCGGCCTTCTTGATTCAATGTCGGGATGCGAGACGTTCTCAACTACATTTCGAACCCGTCCTTCGTCCTCGATCTTGGAtccaaacatttttctcatgtCCACGAAGTAGCCTATAATAGCCGGCTCTTCGCGACTTTTAGGAAATTCGAAAGCTTTCACATTTTTCGCGACCCTTTCGGAACTTCCTCCCAATTTGTCTTGCTCGTTACTGATCGAAAAGATTGTCTGTTGATTCGAAACGTTTgtcgtttctttattttgtccTTCTGTTTTTTGCACCGAACTTCCTTTATTTGAATGATTTTCGTTTATCTGTATAATCTCCACAGGATATGGCTCCACACCACGAGTTTCTTCATCGGATTTGATTGATTCTTGTTCCGTCAACAAGCTCGACCGGGAGGCCAATTGCTTGAACTCGAGAGCCTGTAACGCCAGGTCGGCAAGGAGATCGTTATTGTTGGGGATGGCCACGACGAAGAGGAGGTTCTCCAGCTTGGCGTGCAGGTTGAAATCACCCTCCTGGCGTTGATCGTACCTCGTTGGAGCAGTGTCAACTTTGACAAGCGTGAAGAACGCCGTACCGAGGAAGAGTAACATCTGGATTATTATCGTCATCCTcgtgatatgtatatacgtgatATATACACGTGTGGTATAGATCAGTACGCGAGTGACGAGAGGTAAACTTTGAGGTGAGTGATGCTGTTCGACCTTTGCCGTATTACTCTTCGGCAACGTGAGCGAAACGAACGGGATCCTTTCCGCAACTGCGACGATCGCGCGAATAGCGGGTTCACCGTGCTTGTGACTCGTCGCGCGAACCGGTACACGGAATTTGTATGATAGGGGGATCCATCTCGCTATTGGATTAAGACATCACATGTAGATTGGCGTGggattaaaattgattgtttGTCCAACGTGATTGCGGATGagatagattatataattagcgCAGCTTCCCACATAAACAGATAttctaaagtttaaataaaatttattcgtatCTAACAATTGGCCGCGGAAGTCAAAATGATCGAAAGTAAAGTTGCAAGCTTTTAACTAAGAGCCAAGATTAAAGTTGCATTTTCTTCTGCAAATTGTCTTTCAGTTATATGTCGCAttttaaaaatggaaattttctGCGTACTTTCGGATTAATTGCCAGTAtcgaaattcaaaatatagggccatgaaataaaagaaagaagttTACGTCGGGAATAATTACCGTTACaaaagtacaaatatatagaattatattatttatttcactattGGAAGCTAACGTGACTAaaacttgatatttatttattttttacttaacttAGCTTCTagcaattatacaattttaattcggTGAT belongs to Anoplolepis gracilipes chromosome 4, ASM4749672v1, whole genome shotgun sequence and includes:
- the LOC140664574 gene encoding uncharacterized protein, translated to MLSINMRIFKTVLLIASCGVSVRCLPIAEESPKIEVSSSVIPEDITTAASIFTNSDTIDYYDQRQNGTENYRIHVDGVIFVFAPVEALLLAGSTDSNLPISNHNGSSIQSIGDKFNIDGIHNKTESVISKTIHKPALRLANFLAPLIRRIHHERGTGVH
- the LOC140664573 gene encoding uncharacterized protein, producing MTIIIQMLLFLGTAFFTLVKVDTAPTRYDQRQEGDFNLHAKLENLLFVVAIPNNNDLLADLALQALEFKQLASRSSLLTEQESIKSDEETRGVEPYPVEIIQINENHSNKGSSVQKTEGQNKETTNVSNQQTIFSISNEQDKLGGSSERVAKNVKAFEFPKSREEPAIIGYFVDMRKMFGSKIEDEGRVRNVVENVSHPDIESRRPGTILRKQLLRREDDVALPPSNIDKNDVTSLSENKRRDELVLLGDGIENCGPGRYRDSAGLCQDDESDSAV